The following nucleotide sequence is from Solidesulfovibrio carbinolicus.
TTTCGTCGCCAACGCATTCGTTGTTAGCAGTTTCTGACCATTGAAAGCATTCTAATAATTCTGATGCTTCCAAAGAAATTGATATAGCAAGGTTTCGAGGGGTTTGTGGTCTGCTGGAATCTTTTTCGTACCATTTGTTTTTAATGGCCAAGCTGTTGACTTGTGCCAAAATTTCTTCAAGATCCATTGAATATCTCCCCGGTAGTGGCATGAATGGCCATATATCTTGGAGTTTTCCAAGGAACTCCATATTTTTTTTGCACAGAATTGTTTGGAATGACCTCGTCTATGTGTTTCACTGAAAAGCCGGACAGAGTTAATTGATTGATGTACGTGCTTATCGGTCTATGGAAATATGGTATATTTTTAATTACGTTTAAATTGTCTAGTGATATTGTTAAATCAAAAACTGTATCAAGTTCTTTTGCGTATTCATATTCTTGAGGCATGAATATAGATTTGTATTCGTTGTAAAAACAAGGGTGCGGAATAGAGAAGACAAATAAGCCAGATTTATTGATTGTTTTACGTATGGAGTCAAACCAGTGTTTGATGTTTCCTACGCACTGCGCACATAGGTGGGAGATGATTAAATCAAATTTCCTTGGATAATTGTAATTTTCTATGGTGCAATTGACAAGGTCTATGTTTATTTCTTCTAGGGTTGCTTTTGCAACTTCAAACATGCCTTGCGAAGGCTCGATCCCAAAAGCGTGATCGGCGTGGTGTGCGATTCGTTTCAGTAGATGCCCTGTTCCACACCCAATTTCCAGTAATGAAACGGGTGAAAGTCTTTCGGTTAAGTTTTCATAATATGGTAAAAATATATCACAGAAGGTTATGTCGCAACCGTTTTCAATTTGGCTCTTCCTAATTGCAGCGGCTTTATTCCACGCATGCGTCATGAGATTTTTCCTTTGTAATCCTTAAAATATCTTTTGCAAGAGCAATGATTTGCGGGCCAGAGTTGTTGTCGAATATTGTAATTTCATGATTGGGATGCGTGCCTCGTGCAATCGCTAGTTCTTCTGCGCCGCGTCGATTTCCGTTTATCAAAGTAAATCTCGCCTCAGGCGGAATTCCGTCGTCTGCAACGTAGACATTGACTCCAGCATTCTTTAGTTTTGCTAGGGTAACTATGTCTTCATTTGTTGTGATGAATATTTCTATCTGGACATTTGTGCTTGATAATTGTGTTATTGATTTTAATAATTTATCTGACCGAGTAATCCACGAAATGCGATTGCTGACGATAGATACGCTGCTTCCTCGGGAAATAAAATTGTGTAGAAAAACTAAGGTGTCGGCTTCAGATTTTTGTATTTCAACTCTGGGTAAATACTGTATTCCTTTTTTCGCGTATGCAATGACAATTGCTACTATTTCGACGACAGTTATAGAAACTAATGATGATAGATATGGAAGGTCTTGACTGTAATTGCTGCGAAAAAACCAAATATAGACTATTCCGCAAATAGATAGAGCTGTAGTTGTGACAATTGTCGCAAAAAAGAAATTTAAGACACGATGAATATATGTTTGCATCAATTCACCTGGGCGTATGCTTCTAACATTGGAGGTAACTATCGATGTCTGTGTTTATATGTCATATCTGAGTATAAATAAAGGGCCATGTTATCCCTTTGCGGCCCCACTGGGGCTATCTTGCCAATATTCCGAAAAAAATAGTTTTTAAGTTATTTCCTCGATCCGTAAACAGCTTCAGTTCAACTTACTTTGCCGGTACAGTTTGTTGTTGAAAAAGATGTAATATTTTAGCATGTTGACTTCGCAGGTCTAGGCAGACGTCTTTCACCCGCGAGGTGCGCCACATGGGAAAGCTGACCCTTGAGATCACCGAAGAACCGATCGCCGGCAATGCCGGGCTTGTAGCCATGGGCGAACTCATGCGCATCAGCGACATCGACTCCACCTGCGCCAAACGGGAGTCCCCGAACTATCAGGTTGCTGAGAAGGACATCCTGCGGAGCCTTGGCGGTCTCATTGGAATAGGCAAGGTGGGTTTCGACCACGTGCGGCAATTCAAGAATAGCGAGTTCTTCGTGACAGCCCTGGGGGTTGGTCGTGTGCCGTCGGAAGCCACTCTGCGTCAGCGTTTCGAGGCCATGAGCCTTGATCGGAACGTCCACGAAGCCATGCCCATGTGCTCTGTGCGCATGCTGCGCAAGCTGGATTTCAAGCCCCGGATCGTCACCGTACCTCACTTTGTTGGCGTGCGGATCGACACCGACTCCACCATCCTTGACAACAGCGACACCAAGAAGGAGGGCGTCGCCAAGGGCTACACCGGGATTCTCGGCTACGCCCCGGTCTGCTCGTTCCTTGAAGGCGGCCTGATTGTTGGAGCCAAGCTTTGTCCAGGGAGCCATCACCCCCTGCATGAAGGGGCCTTGGACTTCCATGCCGGGGTCCGCTCGCGGGTGCGCAAGCTGACCAATGCCCGCCTGCTCTGGGTGGACGACGCAGCCTTCGATGATGGGGCACTCATGGCGGCGCGGCTCAAGGCCGGGGACAGTTTCATCACTCGCCACAATCTGCGCCGAGAAAAACCAGAGATTTTGATCAACCTGGCCATGCACGAAGGACAAGTTCATTCTCCCAGGCCCGGCAAGACTGTTTACACGGGAAGCACCCGCCGGGAACGTGAAGAAATCGGAGAGGTCCGGCTGGTGTATGAGATGACCGAGAGGACCAGCAAGAAAGGGCAGACCCTGCTCTTGCCAGAGTACAAAGTCTTCAGTGTCTGGACGAACCTCGAGAAGGTGTCCGATGCCGACATCCTGCGGTTGTACCGAGACCGGGGTACGTGCGAGCAGTATTTCGCGGAGCTGAAAAGCGAACTCGACCTGGAGCGCCTTCCGTCCGGAAAATTCAGCGTCAACGAGTTGTTCTTCCAGCTCGGGGTCCTGGTAAACAACATGCTGCGCGTGCTGGGCGAGTCGCTTCTCGACTCCGGGGTCATTGGGCTGAAGAGGGCAACGCGCCGCCGTTTGCGCACCATTATGCAGGGGATGATGTACTTGGGCGGACGGTTCGTCCGGCATGCGCGGCGAGTTGTCGTGAAGGTGGTGTCCAACGGCGGCTTCGGCGAAGCGCTTGTCGGCATGCAGAGACGGTTGGCGCAAGCCTAAAAATACGCGGAGTAACTTCCGTACCCGGGAGAGGTGTGCCCGAAAGTCGCTCAAATCCACCCTGACCTCTGCTCCAAAGCTGAAATCAGGAAAAAAGCATCCCATACTCGGCTGGGGCTGAGCAGAAAGGGCTGAAAGGAGCATCAAAAAGCACCTCGTCGGTGGCATAGAGAGATTTGGGGCTGCATGCCTACGGATTCAGGTTATTTTAATGAACTTTCCAGCTTTAGAAGCGGAAGACATAAACTTCT
It contains:
- a CDS encoding MazG-like family protein; this encodes MDLEEILAQVNSLAIKNKWYEKDSSRPQTPRNLAISISLEASELLECFQWSETANNECVGDEIADVIIYCVQLSNVLKMDISSIIQKKIKANSQRIWK
- a CDS encoding class I SAM-dependent methyltransferase; translation: MTHAWNKAAAIRKSQIENGCDITFCDIFLPYYENLTERLSPVSLLEIGCGTGHLLKRIAHHADHAFGIEPSQGMFEVAKATLEEINIDLVNCTIENYNYPRKFDLIISHLCAQCVGNIKHWFDSIRKTINKSGLFVFSIPHPCFYNEYKSIFMPQEYEYAKELDTVFDLTISLDNLNVIKNIPYFHRPISTYINQLTLSGFSVKHIDEVIPNNSVQKKYGVPWKTPRYMAIHATTGEIFNGS
- a CDS encoding IS1380 family transposase, producing the protein MGKLTLEITEEPIAGNAGLVAMGELMRISDIDSTCAKRESPNYQVAEKDILRSLGGLIGIGKVGFDHVRQFKNSEFFVTALGVGRVPSEATLRQRFEAMSLDRNVHEAMPMCSVRMLRKLDFKPRIVTVPHFVGVRIDTDSTILDNSDTKKEGVAKGYTGILGYAPVCSFLEGGLIVGAKLCPGSHHPLHEGALDFHAGVRSRVRKLTNARLLWVDDAAFDDGALMAARLKAGDSFITRHNLRREKPEILINLAMHEGQVHSPRPGKTVYTGSTRREREEIGEVRLVYEMTERTSKKGQTLLLPEYKVFSVWTNLEKVSDADILRLYRDRGTCEQYFAELKSELDLERLPSGKFSVNELFFQLGVLVNNMLRVLGESLLDSGVIGLKRATRRRLRTIMQGMMYLGGRFVRHARRVVVKVVSNGGFGEALVGMQRRLAQA